From the Paenibacillus tianjinensis genome, the window TTCATTAACTTTTAAGGGAGCGATAACTAAATGGCTAAACGCATGGTACTGAACACGGACATCCGCAAAGGAACCATTAACCGCAACATCTACGGACATTTCGCTGAACATCTGGGACGCTGTATCTATGAAGGCATCTGGGTGGGCGAAGATTCGCCGATTGCCAATACAAAGGGTATCCGCAACGATGTTGTGGAAGCGCTTAAGGAAATCAAGATTCCGGTGCTGCGCTGGCCGGGCGGCTGCTTTGCGGATGAATACCACTGGAAGGACGGCATCGGTCCGCGCGAAGGCCGCAAACGGATGATCAATACACACTGGGGCGGCACAGTGGAGAATAACCATTTTGGCACCCATGAATTTATGGAATTATGCGCCATGCTGGAATGTGAACCTTACATTAACGGCAATGTAGGCAGTGGAACCGTGCAGGAAATGTCCGAATGGGTGGAATATTTGACGTTTAACGGAGTTTCACCGATGGCTGAGCTGCGCCAGGAGAACGGACGCGAGGAGCCTTGGAGTGTGACTTATTTTGGCGTGGGGAATGAGAACTGGGGCTGCGGCGGAAACATGCGTCCAGAATATTACGCCGATCTGTACCGCCGTTACCAGACGTATGTCCGCAATTATGGCGACAATAAGATTCACCGTATCGCCTGCGGTGCGAATGCAGATGACTATAACTGGACAGAAGTGCTCATGCGTGAAGCCACCCGGTTCATGGATTCGATCACACTGCATTATTACACGCTGCCAACAGGGGAATGGCATAACAAAGGCGCGGCTACCGGTTTTGAGACCAAGGAATGGTTCTCTACGCTGGAGAAGGCATTGCACATGGATGAGCTGGTTACCCGTCACAGTGTCATTATGGATAAATATGATCCGGAGAAGCGCGTTGGCCTGATCGTCGATGAATGGGGAACCTGGTATGATGTCGAGCCGGGAACCAATCCGGGCTTCCTCTACCAGCAGAATTCCATCCGCGATGCACTGGTTGCGGGCTTGACACTGAACATTTTCCACAAGCACAGTGACCGGGTGCGGATGGCTAACATTGCCCAGACGATCAACGTGCTGCAGGCTGTAATTCTTACCGAAGGGGAGAAAATGATTCTGACGCCTACCTACCATGTTTTCAACATGTATAAGGTGCATCAGGATGCAGAGCTGCTGGATTTGGCGCTGGAGAGCGGAACTTACAGCTTCGAAGGACGCGAAATTCCGGAGGTGTCGGCATCTGCTTCTGTTAACTCAGAAGGCGTGATTCATGTCAGCTTGTGCAACCTGAACCATGCAGCAGCAGCCAAGCTTCCGCTAGAGCTGCGCGGACTTGCCGGGCAGGCGGCAGAAGTGACCGGAACGACACTTGCCGGAACGACAGTCGATGCCCATAATACCTTCAGTGAGCCGGAAGCAGTAGTGCCACAGCCGTTTACCGCCTTCCAGCTGGAAGACGGCGTCCTCAGCCTGGAGCTGCCTCCAATGTCGGTTACCGTACTGGAAATTAAGCCGAAGGCTTAAGTCGGAGATCTAAGATGAGTACAACATCTGCCTGCAAAGGCTGCCGGGATGATTACAAAGTGACTGAGACACAGATAGCCCGGATTCTGGCTTCCCCGATGTTCACGCCGGACAATACAGCGCCGGAAGAAGTATACGCGGCCCGCTTCGCTCTGTGCTCCGCGTGTCCCAAGCTTCAAGACGGCGTGACCTGTACCGCCTGCGGCTGTATTATTCCGGTCGTCGCCCGGCTCAAAGCACGCGGCTGCCCGTTGCCGGGAGGCGGGCTGTGGCAGCCTGTCGTTGAATAAACCGCTTGGGTGAAGCCACGCGATGAATAAGCTTAACCTGTGCATAAGGATTTCCCGCTGCACGAGGCACAATAGAACAGCAGCAGTCATGGACGATTGACAATGTCCTTGGCTGCCGCTGTTTTTTTGTGTATTATTCGGCTGCTTCAGCCGGATCTGCGGGGCTGGCGCTGTCGGTATAGAACAGCTCAACGACCAGATCGTCGTTATAATTGCCGAATCCTTTGCCGAACAGGGTGAGGCCGCCGATATGTTCAGCATCGTCATCTACCGAGAGACGGAAGGTCCATTGCTTGTCCCTGATGCCGACTTGCTCAAGCGTAATGTCAGACAGCTTAAGGCCGTCCATGAATGTTCCTTTAGGTGTAATGCGCAGCTGCTTGAGCAGGCCGTATTGATTGGTATACGCAGGCCACCATAACGGTGTGTATTTCCCCAGGCGGTCACCGTAGTCTCCCGGACTTGTCCAATAACCCAGTTTATGGCCATTCAGGGTGAAGGCGATGTCTGACGGCCAATTGTTATTGGTAGAAGGGGCTTCGGAGGCAATCTCCATTGTAATGACGAGCTCCTCCGGCTGCTGGCTGGTTAACAGGAAGTTCGGGATTTTGTATTCGACATAACCTTTTCCAAACCAGAGTATACCGGCATTTACCCGTTCCATATCCCAGAAATAACGCGGGTCGTCGAAGTTGCCGATCACCTGCTCCGTAGTCGCCAGCCCGCAGGTGGGTTCGATCTGGAAATCGGAGTAGTGGCCGACAGGGATCTCCTTGCGGTAAGCCTTGCGTTCGGCCTTAACCTGTGCAGGGAAGATGATTTCTACATTCTCGGCAGCAAGTGAACAGATCTTCTGTAAACCGCTTCGTCCGGGAGCCATGTGGGTGCGGATTAGCCCGGCAGCCTCCAGTTTGCGCACATGCATCGTCATAATCGCGCTGCTGAGATTAACTGCTCCAGCCAGCTCCTTGACGTTCATGGATTGAACCGCAAGCAACCGGAGCATATGAAGGCGTACGCTGCTGGATAATGCTTCGTACACCGGTAAAGAGTCTTCGGTAAGATCAAGTTTCATGGAGAACCTCCGGTTCATGTTATATAGTTAATAATTATATTATTTAAATGTGTTAGGTACAAGCTAAAAGGCAAGAATGGCACTTCACTTTTATCACAGACAAGGTCTGGCGTGGGCCTCTATAATGGATTGGAAAATTAGCGAAGAAACAAGGTGCCCTTGTCAGGCGAGGGGTAACAGGGAATCGGGTGAAACTCCCGAGCGGTCCCGCCACTGTAAGAAAGAGCTGAACTTCAGGATGTCACTCGGCAAGGCTGCCGGGGAAGACGAAGATTTGGCGTTTGTATTTCGAGCAAGGAGACCTACCTTGTTGGCGCATACCACGACTCTACGCGGATAAGAGCGGTGTACGAACGGGTTAATGAAATAGAGGCCGGGCAGCTTCCGCCGCTGACGGGAATCCTGAGATTTGTTGCGGTATCAGCCGGAATAAGCTGCTGTATTGCATTTCTGTGAAGGTTCCGGGCTGTAGCAGACCGACATCCTCTTTTGCATAACTGATGACGTACATAGCACTCCCACCCCTAAGGGCCGGGAGTTTTTGTTATGGACCAGGAAAATGGCGTTGGCGCATGTTCTGTCTGATCTACATATGAACGGGGGAAAAAGAATGGAGAAACAAGGAAAGCTGCTGATCATCGGCTTTGGCCCCGGTGCCCTGGAACAGATTACAGGCCGAGCCCTCGCTGCGATTGAGGAGAGCGAAGCGATCATCGGTTACAACACTTACGTCGAGCTTATTAAGCCGCTGCTGAAGCATCAGGAAATTGTCGGCACAGGGATGACCGAAGAAGTGAGCCGGGCTCAGGAAGCGGTGCGCCGGGCGGAGGCGGGCCAGACGATTGCCGTCATCTCCAGCGGGGATGCCGGCGTGTACGGAATGGCCGGACTGGTCTATGAGGTGCTGATGGAACGCGGCTGGAATCGTACAGATGGTGTGGAGGTTGAGGTAATCCCCGGAATATCGGCGATTCAGTCCTGCTCGTCCCTCCTCGGAGCGCCGATTATGCATGATTCGTGCACGATCAGCCTAAGTGACCATCTGACTCCATGGGAGAGCATTGCCGCGCGGGTTGATGCAGCGGGTGCTGCGGATTTTGTCATTGCCTTTTATAATCCGCGCAGCGGCAAGCGGACGCGCCAGATCGAGGAGGCGCGCAGTATTCTGCTCCGCTACCGGGATCCGGCCACACCGGTAGGCATTGTCAAGAATGCCTACCGGGACCGCCAGCAGGTCGTTGTAACGACGCTGCAGGCGATGCTGGAGCATGAGATCGGCATGCTCTCTACAGTCGTGGTAGGCAACTCTGCTACCACTGTGTATGACGGCCTGATGGTGACGCCGCGCGGTTATGAGCGCAAGTACAATCTTGGCGCGCAGACCCAGGCGCTGAAGCCTCATGAGCGGCTGCGGACCGCAGCGGAGCCCTGGTCGCTGGCGGCTGCAGCGCAGAGCACTTCCGGCAGCGGCGGGAGCTGCGGCATTGCGGACAGCAGTGCCCCTGCTGTCCTGCAGAATATGCCCCGGGCGAATGCTTCTGCTGTATTATCGGCAATTGAGTTTGAAACGGCCGGACTTGAGGTTTCACCGGGGCTTGGCAGCCGGAGATACAGCAGTACCCAGCTGCATCTGCTGGCAAAGCTTGCAGGCGATGAAGGTCAGCTTGTGTCTTTAAAGGACGGAGATTTTGTCCTGCGCAGCAGTCACTGCGGTCAAGAGGAGATTGCGGATAAACTGGCTGCTGCCGGGCTGAATGTCAGCCGGCCGGGTGATTTTGTAAAAGTGAAAACCTGCGGGTTCTGTGAGTTCAGAAAAAATGAAGGTCTTGGAGCAGCTATCCGCCTGCATGAGCGGCTTCATGGGCTTGCTGTCCCCCGAGGGCTACAGATCAGTGTTGCCGGCTGCGGCATGGCCTGCAGCTCGGCGGTACTGGAGGATATCGGCGTCGTGTACTCCAGAGGCAGCTATGAGCTTTACCTTGGTGGGAAGAAGACGGGCCGGGGGGCACATGCAGGCAGCCTGGTTCGTGAAGATATGAACGAGGATGAAGCTGTCGAAGCGGTAGCCGCTGTTGTAGAGCAATACCGGAATAAAGGAAAGGCAAACGAGCGTTTTTTTTCTTTTTTTGAGTCGATGGGCAGCGTGGAGAGCGGAGTATGGGGAACTGGGCAAGCGGATAACACAAGCTGGAGCGGAGAGAAGAACAGGATGACCCAAAAAACAATACTGCTTGTAGGCCATGGCAGCCGGATTGAAGAGGGCAATGAGGAACTGCGGAGTTTTACAGCTCAGCTTGCTGCCCGTAAGCCTGAGCTGAACATTGAAACCTGCTTCATCGAATTGGCTTCTCCTTCAATTGCCGGAGGGATTGAACGATGTGTAGCCGGCGGTGCCGGGGTGGTGTATGTTGTGCCGATTATTTTATTTGCGGCAGGACATTTCAAGCTGGATATCCCTCTGGCGATTGACCAGGCTAAACGCAAATATCCTGAAGTGGAGTTTGTTTACGGACGCCCGGTTGGAGTGCAGGAGAGAGCGGTGGACATTTTGCTGGACCGGATCTCAGAGGCAGTTCCTCTGACACTGAGGGATAAACCTATGACAGACACGGTAGCGGCCGAGGATACTATTGTGCTTGTCATGGGCCGAGGCGGGAGCGATCCCGATGCAAACAGTGACTTTTACAAGCTGGCAAGGCTGCTGTGGGAGCACACTGCTTATAAAAGCGTTGAGAGCTGCTTCATCGCCATTGCCCGTCCATCGCTGAACGAGGGCCTGGAACGCTGTCTGGCACTGGGTGCGCGTAAAATTGTAGTGCTGCCGTATCTGCTCTTCACCGGAGTGCTGATGAAGCAGTTTACAGAGAGGGTCGCAGAGTTTGCCACAGCGCATCCGGAGGTCGAGGTGGAGCTCGGCAGCTATATCGGCAATCATCCGCTGCTGGCGGATATGCTCGCAGAGCGTATTGAGGAGACGCTGGAAGGCAAGTCCTTCGCCAACTGCGATAACTGCAGATACCGGGATGCAGCAGGATTGCATCACCATCATCATCACCATCATGGTGAAGAAGGACACGGGCATGACCATGGGTATGGACACAACCATCAGCCTCATCATGCTGATGAACATGACCCGCACCATGGTCACGATCATCATCACAGGCATTCCCATGCACATGATCATGAACATGATGAATCTGTTCCAGCGGCTGCTTCAGGCAGCCCGAAGGAGCTGTAACCCGATGATTTTGATGCTCTGCGGGACAGGCGACGCGCGGGAGCTGGCGCTGGTCTTGTCACGCCGGGGACTGCCCCTGCTGGCCTCGGTAGTGACTCCAAGCGCGGCGGAACGGCTGGAGGAGGCTGGAATCCGCACCAGGACCGGGCCGCTGGATATGCAGGGGATGGTCACTCTTTTGGAGGAAGGTAATTATCGTGCTGTGGTGGACGGCAGCCATCCCTTTGCGCTTGAAGCACATGCCAATGCTATCCAGGCTGCAGCAGCGCTGGGATTGCCTTACTACCGCTATGAGCGGCGGAGTCTTGCGTTTGACAGCCATCCGAAGCTTATTCCCGTGCATTCCTATGAGGACGCGGCCCTTACAGCGAAGGCGATAAAAGGCTCGGTGATGCTGACGACCGGAGGCAAGACACTGGAGGTTTTTGCGCAGGTGCTGCTGGGTGATCCAGAGGTGCGTCTGACGGTCCGGCTGCTGCCCTGCCTGGAGAATATAGAGAAATGCCTGAGACTGGGGATTGAACAGCGGAATATCATTGCGATTCAGGGACCTTTTTCGCGGGAAATGAACGAAGCAATGTTCCGGCATTACGGTACACAGGTCATGGTTACTAAGGAAAGCGGCGCACAGGGAGCTGTGGATGAGAAGCTGCGTACAGCGCTGGATATGGGGCTATACGTCATCCTCATCAACCGGCCGCAGCTGTTGTTTGACGGGAATGGCGGAGTGTATGACTCCTTTGATGCGCTGGCAGAGGCGGTCCAGGCTGAGCTAACGGACAAGCCGGAGTACCGTGCGGTTAAATGCTGAACAGGTGGAGGAATGAAGAGAAAGGGGAATGGACATGGATTTCGGGACGGAGTTTAAGCCACTGACGGTACAGCCGCAGGAAATAGAAGGTCTGAGCTTCCAAATGATTACGGAGGAACTTGGCGGGCATGATTTCAGTGCTGAGCAGTATCCGGTAGTGCAGCGGATCATCCATGCTTCGGCCGATTTCGAGCTGGGGCGGAGTCTGGTGTTTCATCCCCGGGCGATTGAAGCGGGAATCACCGCGATCCTGCAGGGAATGCCGGTTATCGCTGATGTGCGGATGGTGGAGGCGGGCATCGCGAAAGAGCGGATTCAGCGTTATGGCGGGGAAGTCCGTGTGCATATTTCGGATCCGGATGTTATCGAAGAAGCCAAGGCGCTGGACCTGACCCGGGCGATTGTCGCCACACGCAAAGCCTGTGCGGCTGCTCCGGGAGGAATCTATGTCATTGGTAATGCGCCAACGGCCCTCCTGGAATTGATACGTCTGATCAAAGAAGGTACAGCCCGGCCGGGTCTTGTAATCGGCATGCCGGTCGGCTTCGTATCCGCTGCTGAATCCAAGGATGAGCTGCGCAAGCTGGATATTCCTTATATAACGAATACCGGTCGCAAAGGCGGCAGCACTATAGTTGTGGCAGCAGTAAATGCCCTTAGTCTGCTGGCCGACCGTCAGGCTGAGGGGAAATAAGCAGCCATGACCGGAGAGAAAGGAATGGACGGGCAAGCGGCGGCTGGGAGTCCGGCTCCGATACGCCGGGGCTATACGACTGGTGCCTGTGCAGCAGCAGCAGCCAAAGGGGCGGCACTCCTGCTCATAACCGGTGAAGCACCGAATAGCGTAGAGCTCTACTTACCAGCGGGATTTCATCACCGCTTTGAATTGACCGGCTGCGAGCGCCAGGGTGACATTAGCGCGACCAGCGCAACAATTAAGGATGCCGGGGATGATCCCGATGCGACACACGGGGCGTGGATTGAGGCTACGGTGAGCTGGCTGGATCACCCCTCCATCGAGATTGACGGCGGAACCGGCGTCGGCCGGATAACAAAACCGGGCCTGCCGGTGCCAGTCGGCGAAGCGGCAATCAATCCGGTACCGCGGCGGATGATCATGGAGGCTGTCTCCGAGGTGCTGGAGGAACATGGTGCAGCGCGCGGACTGCGGGTAGTTATCAGTGTCCCCGAAGGCGAAGCGATTGCCCGAAAGACACTCAACCCGCGGCTCGGCATCCTGGGCGGCATTTCCATTCTTGGTACGCGCGGCGTAGTAACTCCGTTCTCTACCGAAGCTTATCAGGCGAGTATCGTGCAGGCGATTTCGGTTGCCGCTGCTTCCGGGAACGGCCAGCTGGTATTGACCACCGGAGGCAGCAGTGAAAAACATGCGCAGGCGATGTTCAATGAGCTTCCGGAGGAAGCTTTTATCCAAATGGGTGAATATGTAGGGTTCTCACTCGGCCATGCCAAAGCTTACGGATTTCAGAAAGTGACGCTGGTGGGCATGGCCGGTAAATATTCCAAGGTGGCGCAAGGTGCGATGCTGATCCATTCCAAAAATGCGCCTGTAGACTTCGGCTTTCTCGCCGCCGTTGCCGCTGAAGCAGGGGCTGATAAACGGCTGGTACAGGAGGTTGCAGGCGCAAATACCGCCTCTCAGGTCGTGGATCTGATGACCGAGGCGGGGCATTTAGATTTTTTTGAACAGCTGTGCCGTCATGCCTGCATGCAATGTCTGAAGCAGGTGAATGGAGGCATGACAGTGGAGATGGTGCTGATTACGATGAAGGGCAGGCTGCTGGGGAGGGCGGAGATCCGTGGATAAAATAATATATGTCATCGGCATTGGTGAAGACGGCGCCGGCGGACTGACGCCGCAGAGCCTGAGCAGAGTGCAGGAGAGTGAAGTACTGTTCGGCGGGGAACGGCAGCTGTCGTTCTTCAGCCGGTACAGCGGGGAGAAAATCGTCCTGCAGGGTGGACTGGAAACCTTTGCCGACAAGCTGGAGGGGCTCTATAGAGAGCGTCAGACGGTGGTGCTTGCCTCCGGAGATCCGCTCTTTTATGGAATCGCCGGCTTTCTGGTCCGGCGGTTCGGGCCGCAGCATGTTGAGGTGGTTCCGCATTACAGCAGTGTGCAGCTTGCCTTTGCCCGGCTTGGCGACAGCTGGCAGGATGCGGAGCTTGTCAGTCTTCACGGGCGGCCGATAGAGGGACTGGCCCAGCGGATTGACGGCAGACACAAGGTGGCGCTGCTGACCGATCCGGTTAATAATCCGGCGGTTATTGCTGCCTATTTGCTGGAGTTCGGGATGCTGGAATATGAAGCCTTTATCTGTGAGCGGCTGGGCGGTCCCGAAGAAGTCTGCCGGTTCTGGGAGCTGGATGAAATGGCCCGGCATGACTTTGCAGCGCTAAATGTAGTGATTCTGCGCCGGAAGCCGGAGAGCACTGCAGGTAGGAGGCGCGGGTTTGCTTATCCGGATGAAGCGTTCGAGCAGCGGAAACCGGAGAAGGGGCTGATCACAAAGCGCGAAGTACGCGCTCTGGTGTTGTCCGAGCTGAATCTGGCGGAGAATGCGGTAGTCTGGGATATCGGCTCCGGTTCCGGGGCAATTGCTGTGGAGTGTGCGCGGATTGCCCGGTTCGGCAGGGTTTTTGCATTGGAAAAAGAACGGGTTAATCTGCCGAACATGGAAGCGAACCGGCGGAAATTCCGCGCCGATTATACGATTGTTCACAGCAAGGCGCCGGAGGGGCTGGACAAGCTGCCCGATCCGGATGCTGTATTCATCGGCGGCAGCGGCGGTGAGCTTGCCGATATTATTGCACAATCGGCTGGACGGCTGCGGCCGGGCGGAGTGATTGTCGTTGCTGCGATCACGATTGAGACGCTATATGGAAGCATGGAGGCGCTGAGGGCGGCCGGTCTGAATCCGGAGGTTACGCACCTTCAGGCTTCACGGGGCAAGCCGATTATAGGCATGACAAGGCTGGAAGGGATGAATCCGGTCTATGTGGTCAGCGGGACAAAAGCCGAATGCTAGGCTGCACCCGGCTGGAATTGGCGGAGTACAACACCAATCGATCATAACTGCTTGGGAGTAGTTCAATATAAGGAGGAGCGAGGATGAGCAAAATGGAGCAGGAGACACAGCCGCAGTTTGCAGGCGTGGACAATTCAGCTGGAACACAACGGGCCGAGGCAATGGAGCAGACGACAAGCGCAGGATATAGGCTTCTAGAGGAAGAGCTGCTTCCGGAGGATGAGCCTGCCCTGCTGGCAGTCGGCACGCTGTATGGAGTCGGTGTCGGCCCGGGCGATCCGGAGCTGATCACGGTCAAAGCTTGCCGTCTGCTCAAGGAATGTCCGGTTATCGCGTATCCCGCCGCCAAAAAAGGCGGCAAGTCCTACGCCCACGAAATCGTGGAAATGTATGTGGATGCAGAGCAAAAAACGATGCTGGGCCTCGTCTTCCCCATGACCAAGGATCCGGTGCAGCTGGAGAACGGGTGGCGCTGGACAGTTGAGCTGTGCTGGAATGAGCTGCGTCACGGGAATGATGTTGCTTTTGTGACCGAGGGTGATCCTAACCTGTACAGCACGTTTATCCATTTGGCCCGGCTGATGCAGGAGCTTCATCCCGGGGTGCCGGTTGTGTCCGTTCCGGGAATCTCCTCGGTGCTGGGTGCAGCCGCTGCGCTCGAACAGCCGCTTGCCGACGGCAACCAGCGGGTAGGCATTATTCCGGCAACCGAAGATCGTGAGGCGCTGAAGGAGGCGCTGCTCCATCACGACACCATCGTATTCCTAAAAGTAGCGAAGGTACTGGATACCGTGCTGGATGTCTTGGACGAATTAGGCCTGGGCGGCAAAGCCTCGGTTGTCACCAAAGTGACTTCACCGTATGAAACGGTATGGCGGGATGCGCGCAAGCTGCGCGGCACGGAGCTGGAGTATTTGAGCCTGATGGTGGTGAGCAAATGACAGACCTGCTGCTGGAGCCAAAAGTATACATTGTCGGTGCCGGACCCGGCGACCCTGAGCTGATTACCGTCAAAGGCAGCCGGATTCTTCGTTCGGCGGATCTTGTGCTCTACGCGGATTCGCTGGTAAGCGAAGCGCTGATACACAGCGCTAAGGGCGGGGCTGAAGTGCTGCAAAGCTCGGGCATGGATCTGGAGCGGCAGGTGGAGCTGATGGTCCAGGCTGTCCGGACCGGAAAAAGCGTCGCCCGTGTGCACACCGGTGATCCTTCCATGTACGGGGCGATCCTTGAACAGATGTCGCTGCTGAAGCTGTGCGGAGTCAGCTATGAGATCGTCCCGGGCGTCAGCTCCGTCTTCGCTTCGGCAGCGGCACTGGGTGCGGAGCTGACGGTGCCGGAACTGACGCAGACGGTGATCCTGACCCGTGCCGAAGGACGCACACCTGTTCCGGAACGCGAGCAGCTGCGCCGGCTGGCCGAGCATCACTGTACGGTGGCGCTGTTTCTCAGCGCTTCGCTGGCCGGGCATGTTGCCGGGGAATTTCTCGCCGCCGGCTGGAGTCCCGATACACCTGTGGCTGTCGTTAAGCGGGCGACCTGGCCGGACCAGCAAATTCTGCGGACGACAGTGGAGCGGCTGGAAGGAGACCTGCAGGAAGCCGGGATTACGATGCATGCGATGATTCTGGCCGGAAGGGCATTGGATCCGCAGCTGGTTGACCATGGAGCGCCCCGCTCCAAGCTTTATGATAAGACCTTCACCCATGGGTTCCGGGAGGGGACCGGCCAGCATGGCTAGGAAGTATGCGGCCGTAGCTATTACGCGGAACGGAATCAGACTGGCCTTGAAGCTGGGTGGGCTGCTCGCAGATACTGAGGTGTATTGTTATGCGAAATACAGCGGGGAGCTGGAGGAGATTCCCGGCGAACGCCGGATTTTCAGTTCTGTCAAAGAGCTGCTGCCGGCGCTCTTCCGGCGTTATGAAGCTGTTATTCTGTTCTTCTCTCTCGGTGCAGCCGTCCGGCTGATTGCTCCGCTCCTGCAGGACAAAAAAACCGATCCTGCGGTCATTGTCATTGATGAGGGCGGAGAACATGTCATCAGTGTGCTGTCCGGCCATCTGGGCGGGGCGAACAGGCTGACGCTGCAAATCGCTGAACTGCTGCAGAGCCATCCCGTGATTACTACAGCATCGGACGTGCAGGGCACCTTCGCGGCAGATCTGCTGGGCCGCGAATTCGGCTGGCGTGCGGATAGCTTCGCCCCGATGAAAAGTATCAGTGCGGCTATCGTCAACGGTGAGCCGGTAGCCTTCCTGCAGGAGACCGGCGAGCGGGACTGGCTTCCGGCAGGCGCTCTACTGCCGGAGCATGTCCGGCTCTGCGGGGACATGCTAGAGCTGCTTAAGGCTCCCCGCAGCGCGGCAATTGTTGTAACCGACCGCCTGCTGAAGCCGGGGGAGGCTGCGGTGCTTGGGGAGCGGACTGCCGTGTACCGGCCCCGCAGTCTGGTGCTCGGCCTCGGCTGCAACCGCGGAACACCGGCAGCAGAGCTGGAAGCCGTGGTAATGGAAACCCTGGCTGAACTGGGCTTGTCTCCTTTAAGTGTCCGTAATGCCGCAACCGCTGCTATTAAAGGTGATGAAGCAGGGCTCCTTACGCTGTGCGGGAAATACGGCTGGGAGCTCAGCCTGTATTCTCCGGAGCAGCTTAACTCCGTGCCGCTGGACTGTCCTTCTGAGATTGTATTCAAGGCAACCGGTGCTTATGGTGTCTGTGAACCAGCAGCGCTATTGTCTTCCGGCAGCGGTCAACTGCTGTTGACGAAGAAAAAAAGCGGCAATGTAACGATTGCTGTAGCCAGGGTGACTTATACCGGATAAGGGATATCCCGGTAATGTTAATTTTCGGGATCGGAGGGGGGAAAGTGGATGGATGAACAGGATGAGAGCAGTAACCTGAAGAAACAGCTAAGCCAGCAGCAGCACCGGCCGCGCCTCATCATAGCTGGCACCGGCAGCGGCTCGGGCAAAACGACTGTGACACTGGGGCTGATGCGGGCTTTTGCCCGGCGAGGGCTGAAGGTGCAGGGCTACAAATGCGGCCCGGATTATATTGATCCGGCCTATCATGCTGCCGTAACGGGCTATCCTGCCCGCAATCTCGATTCCTGGATGACCCCGGATAGCTATCTACTGGAATATTTCCTGCGTTCCTCCGAGAATGCAGAGCTCTCGGTCATTGAAGGGGTTATGGGGCTTTATGACGGTAAAGAGGCAGCGGCTCTGACTGGCTCTACTGCCGAGATTGCGCTTCTCACAGACAGCCCCGTTCTGCTTGTAGTGGATGTGCGCAGCATGGGCCGCAGCGCGGCGGCGGTTGTGCTTGGCTTTCAGCAGCTGGAGCCGCAGGTGCGGATTGCCGCCGTAATGGTGAACCGCTGCGGAAGCGCCAGCCATTTCCGCATGGTCAAAACGGCGATCGAAGCCGCCTGCGGAATCCCAGTTATCGGCGGGCTGCCGCGGGACGGCGGGCTGGACATTCCGGAACGGCATCTGGGCCTGCTGCCCGCCGTGGAGCGCGGGGAGCTGGAGCCCTTGTTTGATCACGCCGC encodes:
- a CDS encoding alpha-N-arabinofuranosidase; translation: MAKRMVLNTDIRKGTINRNIYGHFAEHLGRCIYEGIWVGEDSPIANTKGIRNDVVEALKEIKIPVLRWPGGCFADEYHWKDGIGPREGRKRMINTHWGGTVENNHFGTHEFMELCAMLECEPYINGNVGSGTVQEMSEWVEYLTFNGVSPMAELRQENGREEPWSVTYFGVGNENWGCGGNMRPEYYADLYRRYQTYVRNYGDNKIHRIACGANADDYNWTEVLMREATRFMDSITLHYYTLPTGEWHNKGAATGFETKEWFSTLEKALHMDELVTRHSVIMDKYDPEKRVGLIVDEWGTWYDVEPGTNPGFLYQQNSIRDALVAGLTLNIFHKHSDRVRMANIAQTINVLQAVILTEGEKMILTPTYHVFNMYKVHQDAELLDLALESGTYSFEGREIPEVSASASVNSEGVIHVSLCNLNHAAAAKLPLELRGLAGQAAEVTGTTLAGTTVDAHNTFSEPEAVVPQPFTAFQLEDGVLSLELPPMSVTVLEIKPKA
- a CDS encoding cobalt-precorrin-5B (C(1))-methyltransferase, producing MTGEKGMDGQAAAGSPAPIRRGYTTGACAAAAAKGAALLLITGEAPNSVELYLPAGFHHRFELTGCERQGDISATSATIKDAGDDPDATHGAWIEATVSWLDHPSIEIDGGTGVGRITKPGLPVPVGEAAINPVPRRMIMEAVSEVLEEHGAARGLRVVISVPEGEAIARKTLNPRLGILGGISILGTRGVVTPFSTEAYQASIVQAISVAAASGNGQLVLTTGGSSEKHAQAMFNELPEEAFIQMGEYVGFSLGHAKAYGFQKVTLVGMAGKYSKVAQGAMLIHSKNAPVDFGFLAAVAAEAGADKRLVQEVAGANTASQVVDLMTEAGHLDFFEQLCRHACMQCLKQVNGGMTVEMVLITMKGRLLGRAEIRG
- a CDS encoding DUF6171 family protein, whose protein sequence is MSTTSACKGCRDDYKVTETQIARILASPMFTPDNTAPEEVYAARFALCSACPKLQDGVTCTACGCIIPVVARLKARGCPLPGGGLWQPVVE
- a CDS encoding sirohydrochlorin chelatase, which produces MTQKTILLVGHGSRIEEGNEELRSFTAQLAARKPELNIETCFIELASPSIAGGIERCVAGGAGVVYVVPIILFAAGHFKLDIPLAIDQAKRKYPEVEFVYGRPVGVQERAVDILLDRISEAVPLTLRDKPMTDTVAAEDTIVLVMGRGGSDPDANSDFYKLARLLWEHTAYKSVESCFIAIARPSLNEGLERCLALGARKIVVLPYLLFTGVLMKQFTERVAEFATAHPEVEVELGSYIGNHPLLADMLAERIEETLEGKSFANCDNCRYRDAAGLHHHHHHHHGEEGHGHDHGYGHNHQPHHADEHDPHHGHDHHHRHSHAHDHEHDESVPAAASGSPKEL
- a CDS encoding precorrin-8X methylmutase, giving the protein MDFGTEFKPLTVQPQEIEGLSFQMITEELGGHDFSAEQYPVVQRIIHASADFELGRSLVFHPRAIEAGITAILQGMPVIADVRMVEAGIAKERIQRYGGEVRVHISDPDVIEEAKALDLTRAIVATRKACAAAPGGIYVIGNAPTALLELIRLIKEGTARPGLVIGMPVGFVSAAESKDELRKLDIPYITNTGRKGGSTIVVAAVNALSLLADRQAEGK
- a CDS encoding ArsR/SmtB family transcription factor; its protein translation is MKLDLTEDSLPVYEALSSSVRLHMLRLLAVQSMNVKELAGAVNLSSAIMTMHVRKLEAAGLIRTHMAPGRSGLQKICSLAAENVEIIFPAQVKAERKAYRKEIPVGHYSDFQIEPTCGLATTEQVIGNFDDPRYFWDMERVNAGILWFGKGYVEYKIPNFLLTSQQPEELVITMEIASEAPSTNNNWPSDIAFTLNGHKLGYWTSPGDYGDRLGKYTPLWWPAYTNQYGLLKQLRITPKGTFMDGLKLSDITLEQVGIRDKQWTFRLSVDDDAEHIGGLTLFGKGFGNYNDDLVVELFYTDSASPADPAEAAE
- the cobK gene encoding precorrin-6A reductase; amino-acid sequence: MILMLCGTGDARELALVLSRRGLPLLASVVTPSAAERLEEAGIRTRTGPLDMQGMVTLLEEGNYRAVVDGSHPFALEAHANAIQAAAALGLPYYRYERRSLAFDSHPKLIPVHSYEDAALTAKAIKGSVMLTTGGKTLEVFAQVLLGDPEVRLTVRLLPCLENIEKCLRLGIEQRNIIAIQGPFSREMNEAMFRHYGTQVMVTKESGAQGAVDEKLRTALDMGLYVILINRPQLLFDGNGGVYDSFDALAEAVQAELTDKPEYRAVKC